In a single window of the Streptomyces sp. NBC_00094 genome:
- a CDS encoding protein kinase, translating to MSQDGAQGRYAGGSVAGGRYQLRDLLGEGGMASVYLAYDSALDRQVAIKTLHTELGREQSFRERFRREAQAVAKLSHTNIVSVFDTGEDTLDGAVMPYIVMEYVEGLPLGSVLAADVQQYGAMPADKALKVTADVLAALEVSHEMGLVHRDIKPGNVMTTKRGVVKVMDFGIARAMQSGVTSMTQTGMVVGTPQYLSPEQALGRAVDARSDLYSVGIMLFQLLTGRLPFDADSPLAIAYAHVQEEPVAPSSVNRAVTPAMDALVARALRKNPNERFPSAAAMRDECLRVLSAGQTGAPMIVQGGPVSSGSGVGSAVFPPIGQTPPPAPQPGPHGVQQPYLPPTPQPGPYGPATPAPGPSYGYPQQAPTPAPVYQTAPTPSPYATGPMHTSTPAPAPLPTGGGSRRNMPVLVGAVLVALLAIGGLVVVLTQKDDPGKEAGGTGGSTGGTDQTQTVTPGHKGPDLTKTIDVKKCTQPSESSDDPAKFEVPNFSYKNIQSVKDCIQAAGWKITTQTPVDEATYGEGTILEQYPPAGEDITAEDAEFTFKVSTGNPPL from the coding sequence ATGAGCCAGGACGGCGCACAGGGCCGCTATGCGGGCGGTTCGGTAGCGGGCGGCCGGTACCAGCTGCGCGACCTCCTCGGCGAGGGTGGCATGGCGTCGGTGTACCTGGCCTACGACAGCGCGCTCGACCGCCAGGTCGCGATCAAGACGCTGCACACGGAACTCGGCCGCGAGCAGTCGTTCCGCGAGCGGTTCCGGCGCGAGGCGCAGGCCGTCGCGAAGCTTTCGCACACGAACATCGTCTCGGTCTTCGACACCGGCGAGGACACCCTCGACGGCGCCGTCATGCCGTACATCGTCATGGAGTACGTGGAGGGGCTGCCGCTCGGCTCGGTCCTCGCCGCCGACGTCCAGCAGTACGGAGCGATGCCCGCCGACAAGGCGCTCAAGGTCACGGCCGACGTGCTGGCCGCCCTGGAGGTCAGCCACGAGATGGGCCTGGTCCACCGGGACATCAAGCCGGGCAACGTGATGACGACCAAGCGCGGCGTGGTCAAGGTCATGGACTTCGGCATCGCGCGGGCCATGCAGTCCGGCGTCACGTCGATGACGCAGACCGGCATGGTCGTCGGCACCCCCCAGTACCTCTCCCCCGAGCAGGCCCTCGGGCGCGCGGTCGACGCCCGCTCCGACCTTTATTCGGTCGGCATCATGCTCTTCCAGCTGCTGACGGGCCGCCTCCCGTTCGACGCCGACTCCCCGCTGGCCATCGCCTACGCGCACGTACAGGAGGAGCCGGTCGCCCCGTCCTCCGTCAACCGCGCGGTGACGCCGGCGATGGACGCGCTCGTCGCCCGGGCCCTGCGGAAGAACCCGAACGAGCGGTTCCCGAGCGCCGCGGCCATGCGCGACGAGTGCCTGCGGGTGCTCTCCGCCGGTCAGACCGGTGCCCCGATGATCGTCCAGGGCGGTCCCGTCAGCAGCGGCTCGGGCGTCGGCTCGGCGGTCTTCCCGCCGATCGGACAGACCCCGCCGCCGGCCCCGCAGCCCGGCCCGCACGGCGTGCAGCAGCCGTACCTGCCGCCGACGCCCCAGCCCGGACCGTACGGCCCGGCGACGCCCGCGCCCGGCCCTTCGTACGGGTACCCGCAGCAGGCCCCGACGCCCGCGCCGGTCTACCAGACCGCCCCGACCCCCTCGCCGTACGCCACGGGCCCGATGCACACGTCGACCCCGGCGCCCGCTCCCCTGCCGACGGGCGGCGGCTCCCGCCGGAACATGCCCGTCCTCGTGGGCGCCGTCCTCGTCGCCCTGCTCGCGATCGGCGGCCTGGTCGTGGTCCTCACCCAGAAGGACGACCCCGGCAAGGAGGCGGGCGGCACGGGCGGCAGCACCGGCGGCACGGATCAGACCCAGACGGTGACCCCCGGCCACAAGGGTCCCGACCTGACCAAGACCATCGACGTGAAGAAGTGCACGCAGCCTTCCGAGTCGAGCGACGACCCCGCCAAGTTCGAGGTCCCCAACTTCAGCTACAAGAACATCCAGTCGGTGAAGGACTGCATCCAGGCGGCCGGGTGGAAGATCACGACCCAGACCCCGGTGGACGAGGCGACCTACGGCGAGGGCACGATCCTTGAGCAGTACCCGCCCGCCGGCGAGGACATCACCGCCGAGGACGCCGAGTTCACCTTCAAGGTCTCGACGGGCAACCCGCCTCTGTAA
- a CDS encoding protein kinase, whose product MAPDSGAGGGVPDAAAESWGVGGVVGDGRYRLTHRLGRGGMAEVFAAEDVRLGRTVAVKLLRADLAEDPVSKARFTREAQSVAGLNHHAIVAVYDSGEDLVAGRPVPYIVMELVEGRTIRDLLISADAPGPEQALIIVSGVLEALAYSHQHGIVHRDIKPANVIITHGGAVKVMDFGIARALHGAQSTMTQTGMVMGTPQYLSPEQALGKAVDHRSDLYATGCLLYELLALRPPFTGETPLSVVYQHVQDAPIPPSEVTPGVPPELDGLVMRSLAKDPDDRFQSAEEMRGLIQYGLQMLQQQGGHTGTWNTGPVDMHDVGHTPVGGMAATTAMGHPMHGETAQGRILPQMNPDDGGVGAYGGGTGGYGQDVAYGANGGGRGGRGKLVLFVALALIAVVAGVVYAIDKAGEKNGGKVTPPATVSTSPSTASEEPTPSEEPTTEEQTRDPDTSTGGATQQPWNPPSYEPSTEPPTTTPPTTEPPTTEPTTTPPPTESTTPPPTDPTTTAPPVDPTGDPTGDDGNPDDPPTGGATATG is encoded by the coding sequence ATGGCACCCGATTCCGGAGCAGGTGGTGGTGTGCCGGACGCGGCCGCGGAGTCGTGGGGCGTCGGTGGCGTCGTAGGCGATGGACGATACCGGCTGACGCACCGTCTGGGGCGCGGCGGCATGGCCGAGGTGTTCGCCGCCGAGGACGTGCGCCTCGGACGTACGGTCGCGGTGAAGCTCCTCCGCGCCGATCTCGCCGAGGACCCGGTCTCCAAGGCCCGCTTCACGCGTGAGGCGCAGTCGGTCGCCGGGCTCAACCACCACGCGATCGTCGCCGTGTACGACTCCGGCGAGGACCTCGTGGCCGGCCGGCCCGTGCCGTACATCGTGATGGAGCTGGTCGAGGGCCGCACCATCCGTGACCTGCTGATCAGCGCCGACGCGCCGGGTCCCGAGCAGGCGCTCATCATCGTCTCCGGTGTCCTGGAGGCCCTGGCCTACTCACACCAGCACGGCATCGTGCACCGTGACATCAAGCCGGCGAACGTCATCATCACCCACGGCGGGGCCGTGAAGGTCATGGACTTCGGCATCGCCCGTGCCCTGCACGGCGCGCAGTCGACGATGACCCAGACCGGCATGGTCATGGGCACCCCGCAGTACCTCTCCCCGGAGCAGGCGCTCGGCAAGGCCGTCGACCACCGCTCCGACCTGTACGCGACGGGCTGCCTGCTCTACGAACTGCTCGCGCTGCGGCCCCCCTTCACCGGCGAGACCCCGCTCTCCGTCGTGTACCAGCACGTGCAGGACGCGCCGATCCCGCCGTCCGAGGTGACTCCCGGTGTTCCGCCGGAGCTCGACGGCCTGGTGATGCGTTCCCTCGCGAAGGACCCGGACGACCGGTTCCAGAGCGCCGAGGAGATGCGCGGGCTCATCCAGTACGGCCTGCAGATGCTGCAGCAGCAGGGCGGGCACACCGGCACGTGGAACACCGGGCCTGTCGACATGCACGACGTCGGGCACACGCCGGTCGGCGGCATGGCCGCGACGACCGCGATGGGTCACCCGATGCACGGGGAGACCGCGCAGGGCCGGATCCTTCCGCAGATGAACCCGGACGACGGGGGCGTCGGCGCATACGGCGGCGGCACGGGCGGCTACGGCCAGGACGTGGCGTACGGCGCGAACGGCGGCGGCAGGGGCGGCCGCGGCAAGCTGGTCCTCTTCGTGGCGCTCGCGCTGATCGCGGTCGTCGCGGGTGTCGTGTACGCCATCGACAAGGCGGGCGAGAAGAACGGCGGCAAGGTGACCCCGCCGGCGACCGTCAGCACCTCGCCGTCGACGGCCTCCGAGGAGCCCACCCCCTCGGAGGAGCCCACCACCGAGGAGCAGACCCGGGACCCGGACACGTCGACCGGAGGCGCCACGCAGCAGCCGTGGAATCCGCCGTCGTACGAGCCGTCGACGGAGCCCCCGACGACGACTCCGCCGACGACGGAGCCGCCGACGACCGAGCCGACGACGACTCCGCCGCCGACCGAGTCGACGACCCCGCCGCCGACGGACCCGACGACGACGGCTCCGCCGGTCGACCCGACGGGCGACCCCACCGGCGACGACGGAAACCCGGACGACCCGCCGACGGGCGGCGCCACCGCGACCGGCTGA
- a CDS encoding alpha-ketoacid dehydrogenase subunit beta — MAVQKLPLAKALNESLRKALETDPKVLIMGLDVGKLGGVFRITEGLQKDFGEDRVIDTPLAESGIVGTAIGLALRGYRPVVEIQFDGFVFPAYDQIVTQLAKIRARSLGAVKMPVVIRIPYGGGIGAVEHHSESPESLFAHVAGLKVVTPANSSDAYWMLQQAIQSDDPVIFFEPKRRYWDKGEVDTEAIPGELHKARVAREGTDLTLLAYGPMVKTCLEVAEAAAEEGKSIEVVDLRSISPLDFDTIQASVEKTRRLVVVHEAPVFFGSGAEIAARITERCFYHLEAPVLRVGGYHAPYPPARLEEEYLPGLDRVLDAVDRSLAY; from the coding sequence ATGGCTGTTCAGAAGCTTCCCCTCGCGAAGGCGCTCAACGAGTCGCTGCGCAAGGCGCTGGAGACCGACCCCAAGGTCCTCATCATGGGCCTGGACGTCGGCAAGCTCGGCGGTGTCTTCCGGATCACCGAAGGTCTGCAGAAGGACTTCGGCGAGGACCGTGTCATCGACACCCCGCTCGCCGAGTCCGGCATCGTCGGCACCGCGATCGGCCTCGCGCTGCGCGGCTACCGGCCGGTCGTGGAGATCCAGTTCGACGGTTTCGTCTTCCCGGCGTACGACCAGATCGTCACCCAGCTGGCGAAGATCCGGGCCCGTTCGCTCGGCGCCGTGAAGATGCCGGTCGTCATCCGCATCCCGTACGGCGGCGGCATCGGTGCCGTCGAGCACCACTCCGAGTCCCCCGAGTCGCTCTTCGCGCACGTCGCGGGCCTCAAGGTCGTCACCCCGGCGAACTCCTCCGACGCCTACTGGATGCTCCAGCAGGCGATCCAGAGCGATGACCCGGTCATCTTCTTCGAGCCCAAGCGCCGCTACTGGGACAAGGGCGAGGTCGACACCGAGGCCATCCCCGGCGAGCTGCACAAGGCCCGGGTCGCCCGCGAGGGCACGGACCTCACCCTGCTGGCCTACGGCCCGATGGTGAAGACCTGCCTGGAGGTGGCCGAGGCCGCCGCCGAGGAGGGCAAGTCGATCGAGGTCGTGGACCTCCGCTCGATCTCCCCGCTCGACTTCGACACCATTCAGGCCTCGGTCGAGAAGACCCGCCGCCTGGTCGTCGTCCACGAGGCGCCGGTGTTCTTCGGCTCCGGCGCCGAGATCGCCGCCCGGATCACCGAGCGCTGCTTCTACCACCTGGAGGCCCCCGTCCTGCGGGTCGGCGGCTACCACGCGCCGTACCCGCCGGCGCGCCTGGAGGAGGAGTACCTGCCGGGCCTGGACCGCGTGCTCGACGCCGTCGACCGCTCGCTGGCGTACTGA
- the pdhA gene encoding pyruvate dehydrogenase (acetyl-transferring) E1 component subunit alpha: MTVESTAARKTTRSSGAKRTASARTSTTKKTSTRAEANVTEPELVQLLTPEGERVQHPDYDIDLSAEELRGLYRDMVLTRRFDAEATSLQRQGELGLWASLLGQEAAQIGSGRALRDDDYVFPTYREHGVAWVRGVDPTNLLGMFRGVNHGGWDPSTNNFHLYTIVLGSQTLHATGYAMGIAKDGADSAVLAYFGDGASSQGDVNEAFVFSAVYNAPVVFFCQNNQWAISEPTEKQSRVPLYQRAAGFGFPGVRVDGNDVLACLAVTRWALERARRGEGPTLIEAFTYRMAAHTTSDDPTKYRRDEEREAWEAKDPIQRLKTYMENEGHADAAFFEELEAESEALGKQVREVVRAMPVPEHMAIFDNVYADGHALVDEERAEFAAYQASFANGEAE; the protein is encoded by the coding sequence GTGACCGTGGAAAGCACTGCCGCGCGCAAGACGACGCGCAGCAGCGGCGCCAAGCGCACCGCAAGCGCGCGCACGAGCACCACCAAGAAGACGAGCACGCGCGCGGAGGCGAACGTGACCGAGCCCGAGCTCGTCCAGCTGCTGACGCCCGAGGGAGAGCGCGTCCAGCACCCCGACTACGACATCGACCTCAGCGCCGAGGAACTGCGCGGTCTCTACCGCGACATGGTCCTCACCCGTCGTTTCGACGCCGAGGCGACGTCCCTCCAGCGCCAGGGCGAGCTGGGCCTGTGGGCCTCGCTGCTCGGCCAGGAAGCCGCGCAGATCGGTTCGGGCCGCGCCCTGCGGGACGACGACTACGTCTTCCCCACCTACCGCGAGCACGGTGTCGCCTGGGTGCGCGGGGTCGACCCCACGAACCTGCTGGGAATGTTCCGCGGTGTGAACCACGGTGGCTGGGATCCCAGCACCAACAATTTCCACCTGTACACGATCGTCCTCGGCTCGCAGACCCTGCACGCCACGGGCTATGCCATGGGTATCGCCAAGGACGGCGCGGATTCCGCCGTGCTCGCGTACTTCGGTGACGGCGCCTCCAGCCAGGGCGACGTGAACGAGGCGTTCGTGTTCTCCGCGGTCTACAACGCCCCGGTCGTGTTCTTCTGCCAGAACAACCAGTGGGCCATTTCCGAGCCCACCGAGAAGCAGAGCCGCGTCCCGCTCTACCAGCGTGCCGCCGGCTTCGGCTTCCCCGGCGTCCGCGTCGACGGCAACGACGTCCTCGCCTGCCTGGCGGTCACCCGCTGGGCGCTCGAGCGCGCCCGCCGCGGCGAGGGCCCGACGCTCATCGAGGCGTTCACCTACCGCATGGCCGCCCACACCACCTCCGACGACCCGACGAAGTACCGCCGGGACGAGGAGCGCGAGGCCTGGGAGGCGAAGGACCCGATCCAGCGCCTCAAGACGTACATGGAGAACGAGGGCCACGCCGACGCGGCCTTCTTCGAGGAGCTGGAGGCGGAGAGCGAGGCCCTCGGCAAGCAGGTCCGCGAGGTCGTGCGCGCCATGCCCGTCCCGGAGCACATGGCGATCTTCGACAACGTGTACGCGGACGGGCACGCGCTCGTCGACGAGGAGCGCGCGGAGTTCGCCGCCTACCAGGCGTCCTTCGCGAACGGAGAGGCCGAGTAA
- a CDS encoding ABC transporter ATP-binding protein, protein MSTQQPVLQLQNLARVHGSGATEVHALRGIDLAVYPGELVAVMGPSGSGKSTLLTIAGGLDIPTSGRVIVEDTDITTASAKELAALRRRSIGYVFQDYNLIPALTAAENVALPRELDGTSARKARVEALAALEEMGLGHLADRFPDEMSGGQQQRVAIARALVGDRRLVLADEPTGALDSETGESVLALLRSRCDAGAAGVLVTHEPRFAAWADRVVFLRDGAIVDQTVRSEADSLLSGQVAEA, encoded by the coding sequence ATGTCCACACAGCAGCCCGTGCTGCAACTCCAGAACCTGGCCCGCGTCCACGGCTCGGGTGCCACCGAGGTGCACGCCCTGCGCGGCATCGACCTCGCCGTGTACCCCGGTGAACTCGTCGCCGTCATGGGCCCATCAGGCTCCGGGAAGTCCACGCTCCTCACCATCGCGGGCGGCCTGGACATCCCGACCTCCGGCCGGGTGATCGTCGAGGACACCGACATCACCACGGCGAGCGCCAAGGAGCTCGCGGCCCTGCGCCGCCGCAGCATCGGGTACGTCTTCCAGGACTACAACCTCATCCCGGCGCTCACCGCCGCCGAGAACGTCGCCCTGCCCCGCGAGCTCGACGGCACCTCCGCCCGCAAGGCGCGCGTCGAGGCCCTCGCCGCCCTGGAGGAGATGGGGCTCGGGCACCTCGCCGACCGCTTCCCCGACGAGATGTCCGGCGGCCAGCAGCAGCGCGTGGCCATCGCCCGCGCCCTCGTCGGCGACCGCCGTCTCGTCCTCGCCGACGAGCCGACCGGCGCCCTGGACTCCGAGACCGGCGAGTCCGTGCTCGCCCTGCTCCGCTCCCGCTGCGACGCGGGCGCCGCCGGCGTCCTGGTCACCCACGAGCCACGGTTCGCCGCCTGGGCCGACCGGGTCGTGTTCCTGCGGGACGGCGCGATCGTCGACCAGACCGTGCGCAGCGAGGCCGACTCCCTCCTCTCGGGCCAGGTGGCGGAGGCGTGA
- a CDS encoding response regulator transcription factor, with amino-acid sequence MREEGKIRVFLLDDHEVVRRGVHELLSVEDDIEVVGEAGTAADALVRIPATRPDVAVLDVRLPDGSGVEVCREIRSQDEDIKCLMLTSYADDEALFDAIMAGASGYVLKAIRGNELLNAVRDVAAGKSLLDPVATARVLERLRDGNNPKGDDKLSHLTDQERRILDLIGEGLTNRVIGERLHLAEKTIKNYVSSLLSKLGMERRSQAAAYVARLQAERR; translated from the coding sequence GTGCGCGAAGAGGGAAAAATCCGGGTATTTCTGCTGGACGACCATGAAGTCGTCCGGCGCGGCGTCCACGAGCTGCTCTCCGTGGAAGACGACATCGAGGTGGTCGGAGAGGCCGGGACGGCGGCGGATGCGCTGGTCAGGATCCCTGCGACCCGTCCGGACGTCGCCGTGCTCGACGTCCGGCTGCCGGACGGCAGCGGTGTGGAGGTGTGCCGAGAGATCCGTTCGCAGGACGAGGACATCAAATGTCTGATGCTCACGTCGTACGCCGACGACGAGGCGCTCTTCGACGCGATCATGGCCGGGGCCTCGGGATACGTCCTCAAGGCCATCCGGGGCAACGAACTGCTGAACGCGGTGCGTGACGTGGCGGCCGGCAAGTCGCTGCTCGACCCGGTGGCGACGGCCCGCGTCCTGGAGCGGCTGCGCGACGGCAACAACCCGAAGGGTGACGACAAGCTCTCCCACCTGACCGACCAGGAGCGCAGGATCCTGGACCTGATCGGCGAGGGCCTGACCAACCGGGTCATCGGCGAGCGGCTCCACCTTGCGGAGAAGACCATCAAGAACTACGTCTCCAGCCTGCTGTCGAAGCTGGGCATGGAGCGGCGCTCGCAGGCCGCGGCGTACGTGGCGAGGCTCCAGGCCGAGCGTCGCTGA
- a CDS encoding pyridoxamine 5'-phosphate oxidase family protein, whose product MSTEEIRAIELLGRVSYGRVATSMRAMPFVAPARHIVTEGRVLIRMHRGLGYHRACNGSVVAYGADNFNSGSQRIWSVQFTGTAEIVEPTEEQLTAFGPEPRSVDDEPFEPVYLRIEPQFVTVHELDYAAGHSVGHSAGLHSVERHLHHVA is encoded by the coding sequence ATGTCCACCGAGGAGATCCGCGCCATCGAACTGCTCGGCCGTGTGTCGTACGGCCGGGTGGCGACGAGCATGCGAGCGATGCCGTTCGTCGCCCCCGCCCGGCACATCGTGACCGAGGGACGTGTCCTGATCCGGATGCACCGAGGTCTCGGCTACCACCGCGCGTGCAACGGCAGCGTCGTCGCGTACGGCGCGGACAACTTCAACTCCGGCTCGCAGAGGATCTGGTCCGTGCAGTTCACCGGCACCGCCGAGATCGTCGAGCCGACGGAGGAGCAGCTCACCGCGTTCGGGCCCGAGCCCCGGTCCGTCGACGACGAGCCGTTCGAACCGGTCTACCTGCGGATCGAACCGCAGTTCGTGACGGTCCACGAGCTCGACTACGCGGCCGGGCACTCCGTCGGCCACTCCGCCGGGCTCCATTCCGTGGAGCGCCACCTCCACCACGTAGCGTGA
- a CDS encoding phosphotransferase: MPRSSVTLAPPVGVLLRRYASAGEPLSCVPVAQGLLNRGYRLSTTRGAYFLKQHIDAPTADRATIVRQHRATQRLQALGLPVAPPLADSRGRTVAVVDGLCYALHPWIDGRHRDGAQLSTGGSRRLGALLGHVHTCLERVMESPPPGDDHRSARPEDTFRAIEELIRLARAHRPHDSFDALAEHRLRERRRLLAQHAHHRPPPAATSGWVHGDFHPLNLLYRGAEPAAIVDWDRLGVRPRAEEAVRAAAIFFVRPGGELALEKVRAYACAYRRATGADGAELAAAAHRVWWERLNDFWTLRWRYQLHDRRADPQFPAVSALAVWWTREYDAVRDAFAG; this comes from the coding sequence GTGCCGCGCTCATCTGTAACCCTCGCTCCGCCCGTCGGCGTCCTCCTTCGCCGCTACGCGTCCGCGGGCGAGCCCCTCTCCTGCGTACCCGTGGCCCAGGGCCTGCTGAACCGCGGCTACCGCCTCTCCACCACGCGCGGCGCCTACTTCCTCAAGCAGCACATCGACGCCCCCACCGCCGACCGCGCCACGATCGTCCGCCAGCACCGCGCGACCCAGCGCCTGCAGGCCCTCGGCCTGCCCGTGGCCCCGCCGCTCGCCGACAGCCGGGGCCGTACGGTCGCGGTCGTCGACGGCCTCTGCTACGCCCTGCACCCCTGGATCGACGGCCGCCACCGGGACGGCGCCCAGCTCTCCACCGGCGGCTCCCGGCGCCTCGGCGCCCTCCTGGGGCACGTCCACACCTGCCTGGAGCGGGTCATGGAGTCCCCGCCGCCCGGCGACGACCACCGGAGCGCCCGCCCCGAGGACACCTTCCGCGCCATCGAGGAGCTGATCCGCCTCGCCCGCGCGCACCGCCCCCACGACAGCTTCGACGCGCTCGCCGAGCACCGGCTCAGGGAGCGGCGCCGACTGCTCGCCCAGCACGCCCACCACAGGCCGCCGCCTGCCGCCACGTCCGGCTGGGTGCACGGCGACTTCCACCCGCTGAACCTGCTGTACCGGGGCGCGGAGCCCGCCGCGATCGTCGACTGGGACCGGCTCGGGGTCCGGCCCAGGGCCGAGGAGGCGGTCAGGGCGGCCGCCATCTTCTTCGTACGGCCGGGGGGTGAGCTGGCCCTGGAGAAGGTACGGGCGTACGCGTGCGCGTACCGGCGGGCGACGGGCGCCGACGGCGCCGAGCTGGCCGCGGCGGCGCACCGGGTCTGGTGGGAGCGGCTCAACGACTTCTGGACGCTGCGCTGGCGCTACCAGCTGCACGACCGAAGGGCCGACCCGCAGTTTCCCGCGGTGTCGGCCCTGGCGGTCTGGTGGACCCGTGAGTACGACGCCGTGCGTGACGCCTTCGCCGGCTGA
- a CDS encoding PadR family transcriptional regulator: MSIRHGLLALLERGPRYGSQLRTEFESRTGSTWPLNVGQVYTTLSRLERDGMVAQGGQDEAGHALYTITDAGLAELRTWFEKPVDRTSPARDELAIKLAMAVGAPCVDIRDVIQSQRRHTVKAMQDYTRLKAQALVAVERGGARERDDVAWLLVLEQLIFQTEAEARWLDHCEARLIRLSSTTTAASASAPATTPSPARAPVDPHTTTPAPAAGGAP, translated from the coding sequence ATGTCGATCCGCCACGGGCTTCTCGCCCTCCTCGAACGCGGCCCTCGGTACGGCTCCCAGCTCCGTACGGAGTTCGAGTCCCGCACCGGTTCCACCTGGCCGCTCAACGTCGGCCAGGTCTACACGACCCTGAGCCGGCTGGAGCGCGACGGCATGGTCGCGCAAGGGGGACAGGACGAGGCCGGGCACGCGCTCTACACGATCACCGACGCGGGCCTCGCCGAGCTCAGGACCTGGTTCGAGAAGCCGGTGGACCGCACCAGCCCCGCCCGTGACGAGCTGGCCATCAAGCTCGCCATGGCGGTGGGCGCGCCCTGCGTCGACATCCGCGACGTCATCCAGTCCCAGCGCCGCCACACCGTGAAGGCCATGCAGGACTACACCCGGCTCAAGGCCCAGGCGCTCGTCGCCGTCGAGCGCGGGGGAGCGCGGGAGCGGGACGACGTGGCCTGGCTGCTCGTCCTGGAGCAGCTGATCTTCCAGACCGAGGCCGAGGCCCGCTGGCTGGACCACTGCGAGGCCCGGCTGATCCGTCTGTCGTCGACGACGACGGCGGCTTCCGCATCCGCACCTGCGACGACGCCGTCCCCGGCCCGGGCCCCGGTCGACCCGCACACGACCACCCCGGCGCCGGCCGCGGGCGGGGCGCCCTGA
- a CDS encoding dihydrolipoamide acetyltransferase family protein has protein sequence MPDVGEGLTEAEILKWYVQPGDTVTDGQVVIEVETAKAAVELPIPFDGTVHALHFPEGTTVDVGQVIISVNVGGGDAPAVEAPVAEAAPVVAAPAAPVAEEEEPKGRQPVLVGYGVAASSTKRRQRKTSSTVTAAPEAPAVVSVPEQLNGHGPAAARPLAKPPVRKLAKDLGVDLATVTPTGPDGIITREDVHAAAAPAPAPVVEAPAPVAAPAQVPVPVQAPAPAATAEVSSEARETRIPIKGVRKATAAAMVGSAFTAPHVTEFVTFDITRTMKLVEELKSDKDMAGLRVNPLLLIAKAVLVAVKRNPDINAAWDEAAQEIVLKRYVNLGIAAATPRGLIVPNIKDAHAQALPELSKSLSELVATAREGKTTPAAMQGGTFTITNVGVFGVDTGTPILNPGEAAILAVGAIKLQPWVHKGKVKPRQVTTLALSFDHRLVDGELGSKFLADIAAILEQPKRLITWA, from the coding sequence ATGCCCGATGTGGGCGAGGGCCTCACCGAGGCCGAGATCCTCAAGTGGTACGTCCAGCCCGGTGACACCGTCACCGACGGCCAGGTCGTGATCGAGGTCGAGACGGCCAAGGCCGCCGTCGAGCTGCCGATCCCGTTCGACGGCACGGTCCACGCGCTGCACTTCCCCGAGGGGACGACGGTCGACGTCGGCCAGGTCATCATCTCGGTGAACGTGGGCGGCGGAGACGCGCCCGCCGTCGAGGCGCCGGTGGCCGAGGCCGCCCCGGTGGTGGCGGCCCCCGCCGCCCCGGTGGCCGAGGAGGAGGAGCCCAAGGGGCGCCAGCCCGTCCTCGTCGGTTACGGCGTGGCCGCGAGCTCCACCAAGCGCCGCCAGCGCAAGACGTCGTCGACGGTGACGGCCGCTCCCGAGGCTCCCGCCGTCGTCTCCGTACCGGAGCAGCTCAACGGCCACGGTCCGGCCGCGGCCCGGCCGCTGGCCAAGCCGCCGGTCCGGAAGCTCGCCAAGGACCTCGGCGTCGACCTGGCGACGGTCACCCCGACCGGCCCGGACGGCATCATCACCCGTGAGGACGTCCACGCGGCGGCGGCTCCCGCTCCCGCGCCGGTCGTCGAGGCCCCGGCCCCCGTGGCCGCCCCGGCTCAGGTGCCGGTCCCGGTCCAGGCTCCGGCCCCGGCCGCGACGGCCGAGGTGTCGTCGGAGGCGCGGGAGACCCGTATCCCCATCAAGGGTGTGCGGAAGGCGACGGCGGCGGCGATGGTGGGTTCGGCGTTCACCGCGCCGCACGTCACCGAGTTCGTGACCTTCGACATCACGCGGACGATGAAGCTGGTCGAGGAGCTGAAGTCCGACAAGGACATGGCGGGCCTGCGGGTCAACCCGCTGCTCCTCATCGCCAAGGCCGTGCTGGTCGCGGTCAAGCGCAACCCGGACATCAACGCGGCCTGGGACGAGGCGGCGCAGGAGATCGTGCTCAAGCGGTACGTGAACCTGGGCATCGCCGCGGCCACCCCGCGCGGTCTGATCGTGCCGAACATCAAGGACGCGCACGCCCAGGCCCTGCCCGAGCTGTCGAAGTCCCTCAGCGAGCTGGTCGCCACCGCCCGCGAGGGCAAGACGACTCCGGCGGCGATGCAGGGCGGCACCTTCACCATCACCAACGTCGGCGTCTTCGGCGTCGACACCGGTACGCCGATCCTGAACCCGGGCGAGGCCGCGATCCTCGCGGTCGGTGCGATCAAGCTCCAGCCGTGGGTCCACAAGGGCAAGGTGAAGCCGCGCCAGGTCACCACGCTCGCGCTCTCCTTCGACCACCGCCTGGTCGACGGTGAGCTCGGCTCGAAGTTCCTCGCGGACATCGCGGCGATCCTGGAGCAGCCGAAGCGGCTCATCACCTGGGCCTGA